The Plasmodium chabaudi chabaudi strain AS genome assembly, chromosome: 14 genome contains the following window.
TGTGacaaaaattttaacaatAATGATGGACAAAGAAACAAAGATGAAGACATGATTAATGAAATCAACTTTTATGATAAGAAAAAATCTGAGAATGgagaaattattataaaaaaagaaaatgttaAACGAAATTTAAATTGTGATTTGGACCATAGTTCAAAAAAGAAGCCTAAAATAAATGAGCATTctgttattaatttaaatgcaTACAAAAATCAtcaatatgatatatataaaaataatagttaCAATGCgtatattttaaagaacCTTCGAAATGTATATTTGAGAAATAAGTTAAAAGAGCACCAAGAGGGTCTcgaaaaagttaaaaagCAAGaacaaagaaataaattagaCAAAAAAGTAGAACAAAACTTATCATATGACAATTacaataacaaaatatttgataataatgatgaagatttttattatgaaaataaaaaattaacaataaatcaaaatgaatataaggAAAATCAtgctattattaataaaaaaactgataaaaaaaaatatgaacaaattaAAGGAATGAACATTttggaaaatgaaaatgtaaaaGATGAAATAATGAGCGATACacataatagtaataacaTAAACATAGAGTGTGTTTCTTCCATTTATagtggaaataaaaatgcagacagaaaaaataattcactTAAAggattaaatttaaaaaactaTTCGAATACTAGTAAAGGATCTTATGATCCTAAATTTGTAAACGAAAATTTATTGAAGGTAAGGAAAGAAAAATGCAATAATaccaatttaaatttatttgatataataaatcttttagaaaaagaaaaaatagaaaatttatattcagaaaacgaattaaaatatatattattcccTATATATGACatttattatgataataaaagtaaaagttggatatataaaattgaaaatgaaaaaaacactttaaatgataaagaaaataaaaaaaatgggtCTACTAAAAATAGCTCTTATCATAAATCACGGCAGTTAGCCTTAGAACGcaaatataattacattaaggaaaagtataatatttttgcaaATCTGTctgaagaagaaaatatattttttatttcaattaatatgcatactgaaaataatcaaacAATGAAGAATAAGACccaaaatttaaatgaagaaaGTTCTTGCTTCAAAGAGATGAATAACGAAATAGGAAAACCCAACAAGGATGACATTTTTAAGGatgagaaaaatataaatacaaaagaaCAACCATATGAACCGAAAAAGCAGCCAAgtgaaatagaaaaaaaaaatcaagaaTATACGAATAGTTCAAATGAATCTACCCCCAATTTAAATGAAGTTTTAAATAACAAGGAttacaatataaataaagagaATCTAACTGACacaataaacatattaaataatgaagtaTCTGATAAAATTTCAAAGCCTTTGTTATTACCCAACCCTACTAATGAAAACAAATCGAATATTAGCTATAATGGTATTGATACAATTGATAAAACAACAGAAATGAATATTACTAATGAAgataatatagaaaatgaaattactCCTAAAAGTAAAGAGGGctttgttcataaaaaagaaaataatgaacatGTCAATGCAAACGATGAGAAAAATCTGAATCTTTCTGAAAAAGACGATGATAAAATGTTTAACTCTAAAACTGAATCgatattatacaaaatactAGGAATTAGACTCTCAAATAATGTGATTGAAAAAATGcgaaatttacaaaaacaaaatatattttatgaaagaGATAAGAAAAGATGGGTCATTAAAATTCTCGAAAAAGAGACGaatacattattatattttaaaaagtttgaTTGTAAAGTTTTTGGATttgtatatgcatgtatattaacaatagaatataaaaatttatatctaGACTATTtcttaaatgaaaaaaattacgattttttaatgaaactaattcataataattatataaaaaaaaatacacattACAACACAGGTCTTTTAAATTCCCTTCAAGAAAATCAACTAAATGCAAAggatattaaaataaaaaataatcataataatGCTACATATGAAGAAGCAAGCATTCgaaatgttaataatttttcaccATATATTTTGGAAGAAAATAAGACACACTCAAATTTATacattgaaaaaaaaaaaaaaaaaaattctggtactttaatattaaataatgatgcacatgatttatataataaaataaaaaatattgagaATGAAAATActtcattatttgaaaatccAAACTTGTTAAACGATGTTGATTGTgcaaattacaaaaaaaatgctaaCATTGGAACTTTCAATGGGTGCAATTTAGAAAGAGAAAGTTTCAGTTCGAATCGTCAAGAATCCgaaaataaagaagcaTACAATACtgaaatacaaaattatgaaacGTGCAACAGCGATACATATAACGAGCatgattataataatgataatacgAAGGATGGGGGAAATTTTATTGAGCATATGCAGACTTCAGAAAATGCAACCAAAATTAATAGTACCCAAAGCagagaaataataaaaggcaaaaaacaaaaaagtataaGGAATGTTAAGGATGTAACTGAAAATTTTACTGTAGACATGAATGGAGTACAAATGTATAgtggaaatgaaaaaaaaaaaaaaaaaaaaaattatagctTAAgcgtaaataaaaacaatggAAATGAAGTTTATGCATCGAATAATGATCCTgaacaaaatttaattgaAGATAGTAATATAAACGAAACACCAAAGCCCAATGACACTACTAATGAAGCTGATCAGATTTATAAtgacaaaattaataaccataaaaaaacaaatgaaaatataaaaaaaatgaaaaaagtaaaaaattctTCGTTATTTAAGAAAACCAAAAACATAAAGGATACATCACAAAATCCtaaagaaaataacaataataataattacacATCTGAATTAGCATTAGAAGAAACGaacaatttaataaaattggatTCTTATGTAGATAATTTAGAGCGAAACTCAGATGTAATATCATTGGCAAAACTAACCATCCTTTTGCTTCTAAaagatattattaattgcATTCCTTCTCAAATGGCGCCATCCGTAATTtctagaaaaatatatgaccaaaaaataaatgcccatgttaaatttgtatatcaATGCAAAAATCTAATAGAACTTATgccttatttttttatattcaaaaatataattaaacaaaaaaccCTTCCTAGTGATCaatctttatatatttgcaaCGTCTTACTATATGCTTTATTTGAAGCATAAAAAGAAAGATGAACAAATTATGTTCACACTTTTTTTGTTGGAATAAAGTGTGAGTAAAAAGTTTTACAACTGTATATATTCCGAATATTAATACGTATCTACATGAATGAATAGTCaatgattatatttttgaagtttgtttttttttcattttttttgttgtgATATTCACTTATCATAGAATGCTTTTCCGAATTTTTACTAACtagtatttaaaaaatatataaaaaaattgcacAGGCAAAAAATTGATGCAATTGCACTTGaatattgtaaaatttataaatataaaacaagaacaaaaaaaaaggaagaagGCTAAACTTATTTGATTGGCCTACATATACTGTTAAATGTATTTACAGAacttatgtaaaaaaagaattcaTCTTTTATGAGTGAATTAGAAGCTTTGGATACATCTTGATCAGTAtctgatataaataaaatgagcTTATCGGATAGAAATTTTAAGATATTTTCGCatcgttttttatttatatcagtatttttcatattatcataataatagtatgaTGAAGCTGATGttgaattaataaaatatgaattgtctacatcattttctttatttggaAACAAATTGTACTTTCTTTctaatttttgaaaatattcattattatttgaattgcTAATACCATTAATCAGctcattattttcctttttaccATCTGCATCAGAATTAAGTTTATTTTCTCTGTTTCTTCGATCGATGAGCTCTCTAACGGTGCTAATAATTTGGGCATATgtgtcattttttattatcatcaaaacatgattaatatatttcttaacGTAATATATTGTCttaacaatattatatcgaatattacttattttatcgttacttaaaaattcaattattttgagaatattttcttctatatattgcaaaggaaaatatataattaaattggCTATATATTGTAGGCAAGTAActctaaaaatataattttttgattcttttaagttatttaaaagatatGTTACACCActttcaaaaaatgtaaatgtattatttttaattaagaAGTTTAATGTTTCAAGTACTTCCATTCTAATTGAATATGACACATCCTTTGCAcctgtgtatatataattccaaaaatgtaaataatttgaagatatattttctttattttgatataagaaaaaattatcaaaaaattttaagtaatgatataaagaaaatcgTAATCTCcaatttttactttttgcAATTTCTTGATATAAAggtataataatttgtttcatatcaaaatatgatataatatttgatattttatgcaagcaaataaataaatcgGATTTTAAATTACTTTCTTCGATTctaataaaaagtaaaagtAATGGAAGAATATATTCAATAGATCCATTCTTGTCTAGTATATCAGGTAAAGAGCATAACAATCTGcataatgatatttttaaatgaatattattactatcgATATCTCTTTTTAAATcttcatatatttcatcaagtatatttacatttatttttgtatataaaaatattttatctaaattatttaacacTATACTACGAACATTACTATCTAAgtcttttaataataataacaaaacaaGCATGGACAATTTATCATCTTTCTGGGATGCTAATATTTcgtgtatattatttgctAATATTGCTCTTACTCTCCAGCTTTCAtcattacatatattagtTAAAATGCTTTCGACATcttttacaaatttattatcaataCTTAACGTTTCACTTAATATAGATATAGCACTAATTTTTACTTCATCCATACCATGcattgaataaaaaaaactacaatatatttcctGAGCTCTTTCCCAtgttttttctataaatatatacatattttcatcgaatttgtttatctttatttcgTTAAGCTCATTTTGTGATGCTTTATCTTCGACATTATTTTGTGTATCAGTTGTGAttccatttatataattattttttttgtctccCGATGtgaatatacaaattttgcttttttttttaccatCCTCGGATTCTCGTTTTTCGAATCCATCATCATTGAcaccattttttaattttacagCATTTTGTATGttggaattttttttcaaatttttaccaccatatgcattatttttattaaacgATGTATCATCTTCTATTATTCTGTCTCCGTTAAGCATACATTTAGagttatataaacaatctctatacctttttaatatttccaAAAACTTGCAGAATTTATCACAACAGgatttttttactaataTACTTTGATCTTGGCATAAATCTAAAAACAAATTGATGAacgtttttatatatgtaactTGATTTTCACATACACACCTATCTATTATAATGTGAAGAATTTTACTTCCTCCAATACGATAGTTATCACTTTCATCTTtagataaatttattattttagggtatataatatttgttaatGTATTTGCAtcacatttattaatataatttttaaaagcaTTGTAcccatttatatttatctctTTTTCATAAGctattacaaaatttaatattaaatcacataaaaaataacaactATTAGTGTCACTTAAAAAGtttgttaaatatattaaattttttgataattcaaataaaacatcATAATCATCTTctatcatattatataaaaattcaattaGTTCTTCTTTCGTTTTTTccacttttattattttacataattcttttaactctttcatatattttaaacgagttttattatcaatagATTGTATTCCATTTAGTATTTCTTCCCCCTTTTCActcatcatatttattttcacaaaattaatttttttaaaaagataTCTTCAGGATTCGTGTGCTATTCGTGtttcttatttatatgcatatgcattCTATGCCTGTCTTGTATCGGGAGATGTATCTTCTCATATGTTTGGGATTcaaatatttctatatatatatgtaaataaacatacatgtgtatacatatataggTATATCCAATTTCATGATATGGAAAAATCATTTACTTCCTTGATATTCGATTGTGTAGTATGCccacaaaaataaaagttttCTTGTTTCCTTTTCACATTAgcctttatataaaaaaatatatatatatccattcttttataataatcatGCTTAAAtggaatatttattttatcatttattccTTTCGTATTTATCTCCCCCTTTTTTATTGGgctatttatttatattattattttggtaAATTGAGCTCAACCGATGAAATGATGGAATATTCCatcttatataaaaatatataaaataaaaaatatacaaatgaagccacaaaaaattatatatatatatatatatatatatatgggaagaaataaaaattataaatgattaaaaatattttcatataaaaattattgtgTAATATTTTCGTGGGGcaacaaatttttatatataaatatcctTATCGTGCCACAATTTAAAgcaattcatttattatatatatataatattttttatcattttatgttaattaaataaatatagcatgcttattcttttattttatcgtCTCTAAGTGtggaaattatttttttgtaatacaGGAAATTTGGGAATGCATGAcattcaaatttatttaatttatacatttttatattgtgCCATATACccaataatattattatgtatttaatataacaaaaggctaaaatttaaatgtaGATCttattcttatatatattttattgaaaaaaacataatagtGTTTGTAGAGTTCTTAATTCATTTTAcacattaatatatatatatatgcgcACATTCcctatataataatattttagtaAATTGCTAATAAGTTCATTTTTTAGActttgaattaaaaataaaaaaattcaaaatcttgatcattaattttatgataaacacatttaaaaatatgttctttaatttttagaaatcacgattttttcttattgttatatcatcattattatgtGTTAATTTTAGAAAGTTATTCCTTATTCGAaggtttatataaattttttttatttaaaaattaaaactatatataaaattgttctatgcttttaaaaattgtttataccTTATTGGGAATTTTCTATTAAAACTTggtcataatatatttcaagtcttaatatgtaaaaaatgtgttatATTCACTATTTGCTTTCTTTGTGCATTTTGGTGAAGAGAAAAAACCAACTTATTAATttacacacaaaaaaaaacatgaaaaTGTTCATTctcataaataaatacccTCCTATTAAATCATAATAAGTAAGAAGAATTCAATAAAACAATAGTAAATGGTTATAAATATCTTATCAATGTTAATGATTACAGTTGAtcttttttctatatacctaacttttttttatattctatgAATTctgttttaatatttaactATGAATactttagaaaaaattgttacaATTATTTAAGATATAAGTAGTGATAtgctttttcattttgtaaatatactttatatatatctattaaataattatggtGAAAGGGAAATAAATGTTTCTATCTTTTTCCTTTACTAAAAAACAtccatttatatttcattcGCCAGTTttccatatattaattattattatatttaatataaaattactTCAGAATATCTATGCATTTAATAGGTTGTTACACcaacaatatataattacattTATTAAGTGTTATTAGTTTTATATaggttttattataaaaacataattttgACTAAAAATAAACCTATAGATTATTGAATGAATTTTCAATGAGTTATAAGATTACccttaaaattaaaaaaatgaattataatatattaatcaCGGATTTAATGTGTATTTAttcttatttaattattattattttttttaatatttgtacCTACTTAATAGGGGcggtaaatataaaattattaatatatatttactatatatatattaaaaatgtgcttaaaaaaataattattttttttaatcaatgtaaaaattataaatccatattttaatatccacaaaaataattacctcctatatttgtaatataagtgataatttttaaaggaTTTTTCAAcctttttttcaaaagCTTGTTATGATTTTATTAacttattaattatatatatgttatttttttatttataatgtaataatataatatggtATGAAAtgctaataaaaaaataaaaggttgttttttttgattggccttttttataaatttgttaaggaattatgaaaatgaagagAAAAACTTTGATGCttttttgtgttttataagatttatgtataaattGTACACATATATAGTTTTTCTTATAATCCTATAATATGAGcatcaaaaataaagtaattATAATACACCCTTATCATTGAAtagtgataaaaataacaaaatatatattatatatactcataatatggtatatataattcaacCTATattaaagtaaaaaaacatcAAGCATATATGACAATATTTCAATATGATTTCCTCGAAatcaataatattattaacattttttacttttatttgtaatacatcagaaatatatacttttaaaaatgactgtgatttcaaatttaatgtgaatttattaaatgatgtttacgataaatataatgggGAACCCATCAAAGGGTACGAAAACAATACAAATTATTGCACCAATTTAGAAAGTTTAAATCCGATTAAATCCTTTTGGGCACTAAAATTGAAATCTCTATGTACAGAAGAAACCTCGATTTTGGATAAAGAAGTATTTACTAATGTATGCAGTAAACAATATTATAGTCCCCATGTtactataaataatatctCTCTAGAACATCAAAACACAAATGTCGAATTTGTATGTGCCCATTTCttatataacaataataaagaaattataaaatgtgttaaacataaaaaattaggCAATTACTTAGATTCATATCATATTGCATTTGATTTATCAATACCCCATGAATTACTTAAGCAATCAAATCATATTGacgatatattaaattttaaagatCTAGAACATTTTCCAGCAGTTAAAAGAATAGTTGATGATGCAGTGTGTAGAATACATTCGAGTGTACACATTATTATGGATAAAcatgatttttatttattgaaaTCCTTAATTGGCTTATGTACAAAATTAGGTTTCCATACCCAATTCATAATAACAGATAATATACACCCATTTTTGTACCCCACATTTAAAGATATACCATATAGTTTATCctcattaaatttttcattgcAAAAcagtataatattttatacacgatatgaatattatttacataacCTTAAAATATCAGACATTGATCATGTATTAGGTTCTTATATATCACCCTCATCGTTAGTTTTAGATCAACACAATTCTTATGTTACATGGTTAGGATTAGATAAagataatgatatatatatgaaaaaatttaacGAAGTGTATAAACTTGTTGGAGAAATTCAATATATAGAAAGAATAATACATTGTTATAGTAAATATACATCAAAATACTATGAAGaaagtataaaatattttataaaatatataccagaaaataaaagagactctatgaaaaataaccccaaaatatttgtatttatagTTAATGGGTTATGTAAAGATATTCCATCTATTCATCAATGTGcccaaaaaattatttcattagaAGGTATATATgatctttattttaaaaattttatgataaattttctatattataatgCAGCATGCATATTTAATTGTTCTGGGCCAAACTTaggaaatataataaatgatgaagaagTATGGGATGTTCTAGTCGATTATTTCTccaataattatttagttaattataaaaaaacaaaaaatacaaatataatcaaTAGAATAACTGGTGCTACTACAATAAATGATCAAAAAGAAGATAAAACCTCAGAAGCATATAAACAACTTGCCAATGCATTCTATAATCATTATGATTacgattatttatatagtgcaaaatggaaaaatgaCCTCAAATTAGATGATGAACTTTCTATTTTTACTCCATCAGATGAGGCTGTTGaatatgaattttataattataccTTTCAAGCACTTGACTTGGGAAgttatgcattttttatacttaaAAATGAAGTAGAAGACGACAACATTTGTATAATGTCATCCTTCATAGAAGAAAATGGAAAGAAATACTCTCGTAcgaacaaatatatttacgatatttttaataaaaataataaaagaatgcTTTCTTATGACggtaatgaaaatgatgctGGCCTTaacaataatgataaagaaaatggtaataatgaaaatggcgatgaagaaaataatgatgaagaaaatagtGGCGAAGAAAACGGTGGTGAAGAAAACGGTGGTGATGAAAATACTGGTAACGAAAATATTAgcgaagaaaataatggtGGTGAAAATACTGCCAACGAAAACGGTGGCGGAGAAAATACCGAAcatgtaaataatttgaaCAATTTAAACATACTTGATGACCTATTAGGAggaaaaaatggaaataattttatggaTTTATTccaaaataacaaaatatttgatcatttatataatcacATTGACGGcgaagaagaagaagacGACGAAGATGAATTGCATTCTGATCCTGGtgaaatatatgatgaagaaaaatataagattGAAACAGataatacatatgtatatccACTAAGAAAAGAATATACTCTTAACGAATTACAGGAAGTTCATAAAGCAGATCCAAGTGCTAATGAATCCGATTCTAAAATGAGAcgacatttttttaatagccAAATGTCAGCGAAAGAAGTTTTCTTCACTGTTAAAGACGTCCCtgcaaaaattaaaaatctttataaatattactatgaattgaaaaaaaaaacgaacaAATTTAGTCCCATCGATgaggaaaaatataaaaatctaATTGAACTTTCTAAAACTGATCCAGATGTATTTTCAAAAGTTAACATTGAATTTGTTTGTAGCAAAGCAGGCAAATGGCCAATCCGTGGAGTAAATGGAAGATGGCTATCTGATGTTTTATGTGAAGCAAAATTTGTTCCCCAATTGATATATAATCACGATTATGCAAATGAAAGCAAGAACAATGGTCATATTAATGGGCGTGGCGAATTAGATAC
Protein-coding sequences here:
- a CDS encoding ACDC domain-containing protein, putative, with product MQNNMNLFCNEQDILKTNNVMENESMANNNSKGNNDDIKINNNYNHINIINANNKNINTNISMINIPITCSALKKYIYYDMSNSKKENGYIIKNEKDISNTFDHTENQRCNDGGVENKYATSYDGNYENSNENSSSNCHDSSSGSDKWNCNSNENETYNKNSSHINEFASSQLEHHQNIFQNNCKEVTSNKKGSDSLELCTNLAETCEDNYSEDREKSIESSSIIIKETLNNEDISEREVSKASTLKKMKEICKNIYVSHRKGNNNNVKIKRNKKKDINFKEKINDMILCQGENLSNEIIEERQKSEKNTIPDNCSPCQMENRNNNNIFYKQIFDASIGKSTTNTYCELSDRMLTATTSAEKSSENLSNTNNEQDEKVVYSNSPLNNPLYSTYLHPDASPPLSDILCNDICHKNDDRTDGTNADMATYLYKNNIHINTNNTTINPFNSNNSGNTANIIRKDKLEESQNENGKNNIKHDEVSKNETNLHFSCDKNFNNNDGQRNKDEDMINEINFYDKKKSENGEIIIKKENVKRNLNCDLDHSSKKKPKINEHSVINLNAYKNHQYDIYKNNSYNAYILKNLRNVYLRNKLKEHQEGLEKVKKQEQRNKLDKKVEQNLSYDNYNNKIFDNNDEDFYYENKKLTINQNEYKENHAIINKKTDKKKYEQIKGMNILENENVKDEIMSDTHNSNNINIECVSSIYSGNKNADRKNNSLKGLNLKNYSNTSKGSYDPKFVNENLLKVRKEKCNNTNLNLFDIINLLEKEKIENLYSENELKYILFPIYDIYYDNKSKSWIYKIENEKNTLNDKENKKNGSTKNSSYHKSRQLALERKYNYIKEKYNIFANLSEEENIFFISINMHTENNQTMKNKTQNLNEESSCFKEMNNEIGKPNKDDIFKDEKNINTKEQPYEPKKQPSEIEKKNQEYTNSSNESTPNLNEVLNNKDYNINKENLTDTINILNNEVSDKISKPLLLPNPTNENKSNISYNGIDTIDKTTEMNITNEDNIENEITPKSKEGFVHKKENNEHVNANDEKNLNLSEKDDDKMFNSKTESILYKILGIRLSNNVIEKMRNLQKQNIFYERDKKRWVIKILEKETNTLLYFKKFDCKVFGFVYACILTIEYKNLYLDYFLNEKNYDFLMKLIHNNYIKKNTHYNTGLLNSLQENQLNAKDIKIKNNHNNATYEEASIRNVNNFSPYILEENKTHSNLYIEKKKKKNSGTLILNNDAHDLYNKIKNIENENTSLFENPNLLNDVDCANYKKNANIGTFNGCNLERESFSSNRQESENKEAYNTEIQNYETCNSDTYNEHDYNNDNTKDGGNFIEHMQTSENATKINSTQSREIIKGKKQKSIRNVKDVTENFTVDMNGVQMYSGNEKKKKKKNYSLSVNKNNGNEVYASNNDPEQNLIEDSNINETPKPNDTTNEADQIYNDKINNHKKTNENIKKMKKVKNSSLFKKTKNIKDTSQNPKENNNNNNYTSELALEETNNLIKLDSYVDNLERNSDVISLAKLTILLLLKDIINCIPSQMAPSVISRKIYDQKINAHVKFVYQCKNLIELMPYFFIFKNIIKQKTLPSDQSLYICNVLLYALFEA
- a CDS encoding protein phosphatase PP2A regulatory subunit A, putative; this encodes MMSEKGEEILNGIQSIDNKTRLKYMKELKELCKIIKVEKTKEELIEFLYNMIEDDYDVLFELSKNLIYLTNFLSDTNSCYFLCDLILNFVIAYEKEININGYNAFKNYINKCDANTLTNIIYPKIINLSKDESDNYRIGGSKILHIIIDRCVCENQVTYIKTFINLFLDLCQDQSILVKKSCCDKFCKFLEILKRYRDCLYNSKCMLNGDRIIEDDTSFNKNNAYGGKNLKKNSNIQNAVKLKNGVNDDGFEKRESEDGKKKSKICIFTSGDKKNNYINGITTDTQNNVEDKASQNELNEIKINKFDENMYIFIEKTWERAQEIYCSFFYSMHGMDEVKISAISILSETLSIDNKFVKDVESILTNICNDESWRVRAILANNIHEILASQKDDKLSMLVLLLLLKDLDSNVRSIVLNNLDKIFLYTKINVNILDEIYEDLKRDIDSNNIHLKISLCRLLCSLPDILDKNGSIEYILPLLLLFIRIEESNLKSDLFICLHKISNIISYFDMKQIIIPLYQEIAKSKNWRLRFSLYHYLKFFDNFFLYQNKENISSNYLHFWNYIYTGAKDVSYSIRMEVLETLNFLIKNNTFTFFESGVTYLLNNLKESKNYIFRVTCLQYIANLIIYFPLQYIEENILKIIEFLSNDKISNIRYNIVKTIYYVKKYINHVLMIIKNDTYAQIISTVRELIDRRNRENKLNSDADGKKENNELINGISNSNNNEYFQKLERKYNLFPNKENDVDNSYFINSTSASSYYYYDNMKNTDINKKRCENILKFLSDKLILFISDTDQDVSKASNSLIKDEFFFYISSVNTFNSICRPIK
- a CDS encoding golgi protein 1, putative; translation: MISSKSIILLTFFTFICNTSEIYTFKNDCDFKFNVNLLNDVYDKYNGEPIKGYENNTNYCTNLESLNPIKSFWALKLKSLCTEETSILDKEVFTNVCSKQYYSPHVTINNISLEHQNTNVEFVCAHFLYNNNKEIIKCVKHKKLGNYLDSYHIAFDLSIPHELLKQSNHIDDILNFKDLEHFPAVKRIVDDAVCRIHSSVHIIMDKHDFYLLKSLIGLCTKLGFHTQFIITDNIHPFLYPTFKDIPYSLSSLNFSLQNSIIFYTRYEYYLHNLKISDIDHVLGSYISPSSLVLDQHNSYVTWLGLDKDNDIYMKKFNEVYKLVGEIQYIERIIHCYSKYTSKYYEESIKYFIKYIPENKRDSMKNNPKIFVFIVNGLCKDIPSIHQCAQKIISLEGIYDLYFKNFMINFLYYNAACIFNCSGPNLGNIINDEEVWDVLVDYFSNNYLVNYKKTKNTNIINRITGATTINDQKEDKTSEAYKQLANAFYNHYDYDYLYSAKWKNDLKLDDELSIFTPSDEAVEYEFYNYTFQALDLGSYAFFILKNEVEDDNICIMSSFIEENGKKYSRTNKYIYDIFNKNNKRMLSYDGNENDAGLNNNDKENGNNENGDEENNDEENSGEENGGEENGGDENTGNENISEENNGGENTANENGGGENTEHVNNLNNLNILDDLLGGKNGNNFMDLFQNNKIFDHLYNHIDGEEEEDDEDELHSDPGEIYDEEKYKIETDNTYVYPLRKEYTLNELQEVHKADPSANESDSKMRRHFFNSQMSAKEVFFTVKDVPAKIKNLYKYYYELKKKTNKFSPIDEEKYKNLIELSKTDPDVFSKVNIEFVCSKAGKWPIRGVNGRWLSDVLCEAKFVPQLIYNHDYANESKNNGHINGRGELDTNLYFLKKDTRLIGIEFETHKPHRCGISYLADEAQKTIIPVSAMHLIKAAVGYCMLHGFKTIWIADSAFDIHTNIYLRYTSILEQGITYYEQTGFEIYNQTRLIPKLEYIASGMNIENNMIVSGTYKNKYNLISFPGTDLSFHLLMTKKVKSIIHNLKFDCHNWAFHGCGEYYPLMKKNPLSKYKNIKYDTIILDGEYSQEEKEKMYQCAFMHDRTFIELNKMFPKECTYNSRIGDCHKAVRKNIPCYNRRSCKYLLYLYNYFYKPQNYKNLLNEHFIKVSENLTRLARPYYLQSILSLEHDINVKKSKKIDTSYEDIALFVLKNSIFYVTWVTSSEYWKRSIFVQDKSPFTTSVESYNVKKELFCPIAYAHEYVGHMLVQFMKFPKNSNSQHDEK